AACAGAAGACATCATGCAAGTCCTCCTCCTGCTTGCAGCTGTTGGGTTTTGTGGGGCCCAGTACAACCCCAACACTCAGCCTGGGAGGACCTCTATTGTGCATCTCTTTGAATGGCGCTGGGCCGATATTGCTCTTGAGTGCGAACGCTATTTGGCTCCTTATGGATTTGGAGGAGTTCAGGTATGTTGTTTCCTAGCAGTAGGTAGTAAAATTGCTTTGTAGCCTTTGATTACTAAATCCAAATGTCTAAATCACAGACAGCAGAGTTCAAGCAACTGTTATACTGaagatggaaataaaagtaatataaGTTGTTGGATGCAACCTTAACTCCTGTGAGGCTCGTTGTTGCCTTTCTAGCAGATCAGCTACAGATAGGCAtgctttcctctgaaatttGTTGCTTGCAAAGCTAAGATTTCCTCTCTATCTTTTTCCAATGGAACTGCCTAAGTATTTAGTTTTGGCATTTCTAATGCCATTACTGTTCCAGATAAAAATCTTGTCTGTAGCTTCAGTCCTGCGATGTGCGTACCCttcaaaaacaaatctgtgCTGGACCTGTGTAGCTCATGGGAACCAAAGTAAACTTCTTCCTTGCCAGTCTACAGGACCGGCACCTCACAGACCAGAGCTTATGCTGGGGGAGAGGGAGCTGGGGTTGGATTGCAGCCTGTTTCCCCTGGAAATCCAGAATAAATCTTGGTATGGAGCACACATTTTGCACTTCAAACCTAGAGTAAGAAAGAATTGGTGTTTTATGAAGGTGCATCTTTTCCACTGCAGGTTTCACCTCCAAGTGAAAATGTGGTTATAACTAACCCCAATAGACCCTGGTGGGAAAGATACCAGCCTGTCAGCTACAAGCTCTGCAGTCGCTCAGGAAATGAAGATGAATTTAGGAACATGGTGACCAGATGCAACAATGTTGGAGTAAGTGCATGAAGGGTGTGTAAATAATATGGGAGGACGCACTGTTTTGGTGCGGGAAGTTGCTGCTCCCATTCCCAAAGGAGGCAGAGAATaaaggaaaggggggaaaagaggaagaactaAAGGTGATGCAATAAAACTCTGGCTATTGCTTTACCACTCTTAGAAACCATACTGAAATTCAGCAACTGCTTTTCTAGGTTCGTATCTATGTGGATGCAGTTGTCAATCACATGTGTGGAGCTGGGGCTGGCTCTGGCACCCATTCTACCTGTGGAAGCTATTTTAACGCTGGGAACAGAGATTTTCCAGCTGTGCCATACTCTGGCTGGGATTTCAATGACGGTAAATGTAAAACTGGAAGTGGAGAAATCGAAAATTACGGTGATGCTTATCAGGTAACTTTCTATGATGAAAGTTTGACATCTGTTTTCTTGACCAGCTTCATTGTTCCATTTGTTCTCTCCTGTTGTGTAAATGTTACAGTGCagcaaaagaaagggaggaggtTATCATAGAAATTGCTGTTTAGTCACCTGAGTAGTGACTAAAGTAATTAATGCTGACTTCTGTTTAGGCAAGGTACTATAGACCTGAGTATGAGAACATAAGAACTGAGAAATCAAGAAGCCTTCTCACCTGTTTCATGCAGGCATGTGCAGGAGTATGCTTCTGATCTGAATCCAAGGTACTCAGCTCAGCCAGCGAGCAGTTAGGGCTTGTAAGCATAGCTGACACTGATAAGGAACCGTCATAGAAAATAAGCAGCAGTGCAAAGTGTTACCCTGGCTGAGCATGTTGCTCTTTTCTGTGTATTAAATAGATGCTTGCTCTTTCTTGGTTTAGAGCTCTTACTGTATCTGCTTTGCCACCATATACCATACTGTTTCTGATCCTAAATTCTGAGGACAGCTGTGTGAAGAGATGAATATCCTTCAGCAACTGCCCAAACTTGAGAATCAGGCTGTGTAATAGCTTTATCATTGTCCTGGTGTAGACTTTggaagaattttcttctgtatggTTGTGATATGCAAGCTGAGTGGATTTGACTAGTTGAAAAGCCCgaacattttatttcaagatgtGTGTTTTGTAACCTGAAGGAGTGACACCTCAAAACTATTTTGATAGGTCCGAGACTGCCGCTTGGTTGGCCTTCTTGATCTGGCTCTGGAGAAGGACTATGTGCGCTCCAAAGTTGCTGAATACATGAATCACCTCATAGATATTGGTGTAGCAGGCTTCCGGCTTGATGCTGCCAAACATATGTGGCCTGGGGACATAAAGGCATTTCTAGACAAACTGCACAACCTAAATACTAATTGGTTTTCCTCAGGATCTAGACCTTTCATTTACCAGGAGGTAATCTCTTCCCTCTTGTCATCTTTCTGTTGTCTTTGTTCCTTTCCATCTTTCCATTCCTCATGCAAGGGAATGGAAGTGATGATATGTGCTTGATCCTACAAATCTGCAAAGGCTAAGCCCTGCAGTGAAGCAGTTAGAAGTCTAAACTGAGACTTATGCTCCAGAATTGCAAGATGCCTTGAAATCTTCATGGAGAAGCTCCCTGGAGATTTCAAGTAGCCATATGACTAGGAGGTGACACCACATGATGACAACTGTACAGTCAGAGAAAGAGCTAACCACTTCTCTGGAGCAGACcttcaaaaatcacagaatcggtaaggttggaagatCCTCTGGacgacctctggagatcatctggtccaaccccactgctcaagcagggtcacctagaacatgttagacagggttgtatccaggtgggctttgaatacctccagagaaggagactccacaacctctctggacaacatattccagtgctctgtcactttcacagtgaagaaatccctcctcacattcaggtggaacttcctgtgaaAAAATGATGActaactttgcttttttttaaaaaaatctcaaccaTAGATGACTGCCCAACTTCTTCCTGCCTTTATTCAGTCCCATTTTAACATGTCTACATTGTGTTTTATACTGAGGTGGGGTTCATTTACAGAGCAGAAGCAAATGTGATTAGCAGATAcaaaagttatttctgtttatgtGAGGCAAGAAATATTGTTCAGGGATGTACACTGTACTCCTTGGTTTAATATGTTTGGTCAGGCTGGCATAGATCCCTACTTTTTGTTTCCTGCGCCAGGTAATTGACTTGGGTGGAGAGCCGATCACAGGCAGTCAGTACTTTGGGAATGGCCGAGTGACGGAATTCAAATATGGTGCAAAACTGGGGACCGTGATCCGCAAGTGGAATGGCGAGAAGATGGCGTACTTAAAGTAAGGGTGACCATCCTGTGACTTCCGCGGGATAATGCAACTGGATGTGCAGCTGGACACGGCAGTCTCAAGCCTTTGTCTTTGTGTCTAGGAACTGGGGAGAAGGCTGGGGCTTTGTGCCTTCCGACAGAGCCCTGGTCTTTGTGGATAATCACGATAACCAGCGTGGGCATGGGGCTGGTGGAGCTTCAATCCTAACCTTCTGGGATGCCAGGTAAGAGATGCCGTTGTGTGGGGGATGCTACTTTTGTGGGTTTTTCTCCCTGGCATGATGTCCCTTTCTGTATCTCATTACTTCTGGTCTTACAGGCTTTACAAAATGGCAGTTGGTTTCATGCTGGCTCATCCATATGGATTCACGCGGGTGATGTCAAGCTTTCGTTGGccaagatattttgaaaatgggaaGGTGAGTTTATAAAGATGGAGATCAATTTTCTGCCCGTAAGGATCCAAAGAGAGCCAGTGAACCAGTCAAGTCCAGCTAAGCTTGTAAATCTTAAATGATTTCTGTGTCCTGTGCTGTTTGCACGCGTTGGAAATGTGGTGTTCTCGCAAGCTTTCCTCTCCAGTCTGTATCTCTGCATTTTCAGTACGAATGGTAAAAGTTCTCTTTTCAATGAAAGGATGTTAATGACTGGTACGGACCACCAAGCAACTCGGATGGATCAATAAAATCCGTTACAATTAATGCAGATTCCACCTGTGGCAACGACTGGGTTTGTGAGCATCGCTGGCGTCAAATAAGGTAGGGTGCTGTGGAGGAGCGTTCAGCAAAGGCAGTTAATTTTGCATCGTGTTCTTTGTTGCTTTAGAGCTCTTGCAGTTACAGCAACAGCCATTCTTTGCACGTGCAGGAACATGGTTATCTTCCGTAACGTGGTGGATGGTGAGCCTTTCTCAAACTGGTGGGACAACAACAGCAATCAAGTGGCTTTTGGACGTGGTAATAAAGGATTCATCGTCTTTAATAACGATGACTGGTAAGTCGTGGAGTTGAAGAGGCTGAGGGATGGT
This region of Rhea pennata isolate bPtePen1 chromosome 8, bPtePen1.pri, whole genome shotgun sequence genomic DNA includes:
- the LOC134143534 gene encoding pancreatic alpha-amylase, with amino-acid sequence MQVLLLLAAVGFCGAQYNPNTQPGRTSIVHLFEWRWADIALECERYLAPYGFGGVQVSPPSENVVITNPNRPWWERYQPVSYKLCSRSGNEDEFRNMVTRCNNVGVRIYVDAVVNHMCGAGAGSGTHSTCGSYFNAGNRDFPAVPYSGWDFNDGKCKTGSGEIENYGDAYQVRDCRLVGLLDLALEKDYVRSKVAEYMNHLIDIGVAGFRLDAAKHMWPGDIKAFLDKLHNLNTNWFSSGSRPFIYQEVIDLGGEPITGSQYFGNGRVTEFKYGAKLGTVIRKWNGEKMAYLKNWGEGWGFVPSDRALVFVDNHDNQRGHGAGGASILTFWDARLYKMAVGFMLAHPYGFTRVMSSFRWPRYFENGKDVNDWYGPPSNSDGSIKSVTINADSTCGNDWVCEHRWRQIRNMVIFRNVVDGEPFSNWWDNNSNQVAFGRGNKGFIVFNNDDWQMNMNLQTGLPAGTYCDVISGQKEDNRCTGIQVYVSGDGMANFQISNNAEDPFVAIHVDAKL